A genomic stretch from Candidatus Bathyarchaeota archaeon includes:
- a CDS encoding glycosyltransferase family 4 protein: MSKRICMFNDCASVGFELAKGLRSLGFDVFHYRRSRGLLDKTIKLAWNVARSRGDLYYVHYALQDAYLVSKLKRLDVLHVHGSDVRWELKESLWRWMIRNNLKVARHVICATPDIPEMLPDYVKSYSYLPNPIDTEIFKPYSRHENFDGRDTVVFLYPFRYDPKRKGTHLFMREFERVKKPNWKITFVSGIPYSKMPEVYNSVDVVVGDFATGVLGKVALEGMSCGRPVVTRIDERYYKENPPPTVPLTRLADMDSPEIRSWYGKAGREYVIRHHRHVDVASRLVNELKTLELL; the protein is encoded by the coding sequence ATGAGCAAGAGAATCTGCATGTTCAATGACTGTGCGAGTGTAGGTTTCGAACTTGCCAAAGGATTGAGGAGTCTGGGATTTGACGTTTTCCACTATAGAAGGTCCAGAGGGTTGCTTGATAAGACTATTAAGCTTGCGTGGAATGTTGCACGTTCTAGGGGCGACCTCTACTATGTCCATTATGCCTTGCAGGATGCCTATTTAGTCTCGAAACTGAAACGTTTAGATGTGTTGCATGTACATGGTTCGGATGTACGCTGGGAGCTCAAGGAATCCTTATGGAGATGGATGATCAGAAATAACTTGAAAGTTGCAAGGCATGTTATCTGTGCTACGCCAGACATTCCAGAGATGCTTCCAGACTATGTCAAAAGTTACAGTTATCTGCCAAACCCTATCGACACTGAGATCTTCAAGCCCTACAGTCGCCATGAAAACTTTGATGGGAGAGACACGGTTGTCTTCCTCTACCCATTTCGATACGATCCTAAACGGAAAGGAACGCATCTGTTCATGAGAGAGTTTGAGCGAGTGAAAAAACCTAACTGGAAGATCACTTTTGTAAGCGGTATCCCATACAGTAAGATGCCTGAAGTTTACAATTCGGTCGATGTGGTTGTTGGAGACTTTGCTACAGGAGTGTTAGGCAAAGTTGCTTTGGAAGGTATGTCATGCGGTCGGCCAGTAGTCACCCGCATAGATGAAAGATATTACAAAGAGAATCCTCCACCCACAGTTCCTCTTACCAGATTGGCCGACATGGATTCTCCGGAGATCAGGAGTTGGTATGGTAAAGCAGGGAGGGAGTATGTGATTCGTCATCACAGGCATGTAGATGTTGCTTCAAGACTTGTCAATGAACTTAAGACTCTTGAGCTGCTATAA
- a CDS encoding PrsW family intramembrane metalloprotease: MEFTTQILHLLALAVAPGIFFLWLFWVRDKYEREPARLLLATFFLGALYILPTLILENLGSIIVPGPEEGANIIHVVAYYFVVIAFVEESMKLLAVRVKAYRSREFNEVMDGIVYSCAAALGFATVENILYVTQRGIEVGVLRAVLSVPGHALDSGMFGFFLGLAKFRERGGSGITFSGLLLATVFHGLWDTFLALDLFLMALPIYGLQWIIVAAMMRKALSLSPFKQRAIPLIIPIVTQKLGGACPTCSNPLTYRHQSLRWYCPTCKRYVDRPVVMGVPQPGMFGGAKTHHPPPLQIGPKPRPAAKYCINCGSAIPEDSKYCQRCGARQT; encoded by the coding sequence TTGGAATTCACGACTCAGATATTGCATTTGCTCGCCCTAGCCGTTGCGCCAGGGATCTTCTTCCTATGGTTATTTTGGGTTCGAGACAAGTATGAACGTGAACCCGCCAGGCTCCTCCTCGCAACTTTTTTTCTGGGAGCCTTATACATATTGCCGACCCTCATCCTCGAAAATTTAGGTAGCATAATCGTTCCTGGACCTGAGGAGGGCGCCAACATTATCCATGTAGTAGCATACTACTTCGTCGTAATAGCCTTCGTCGAAGAATCTATGAAGCTCCTCGCGGTCAGGGTTAAAGCCTACCGTTCCAGAGAGTTCAATGAGGTTATGGACGGCATAGTATACTCATGCGCCGCCGCCCTTGGATTCGCCACCGTCGAGAATATACTCTACGTCACACAGAGAGGCATAGAGGTCGGCGTGTTAAGGGCTGTCCTATCCGTTCCAGGCCACGCTCTAGACAGCGGCATGTTCGGCTTCTTCCTTGGACTGGCAAAGTTCAGAGAAAGAGGAGGGTCTGGAATCACATTCTCAGGATTACTTCTTGCAACGGTCTTCCATGGTTTATGGGATACATTTCTGGCTCTAGACCTCTTCCTAATGGCCCTACCAATATACGGTCTCCAATGGATAATTGTCGCAGCTATGATGAGGAAGGCCCTGAGCCTATCACCCTTCAAGCAGAGGGCGATCCCGCTAATCATCCCCATCGTCACACAGAAGCTTGGAGGCGCATGTCCAACATGCTCAAACCCCCTGACATACCGACATCAATCCTTAAGATGGTACTGCCCCACCTGCAAAAGATATGTCGATAGACCTGTAGTGATGGGTGTTCCACAGCCTGGGATGTTCGGTGGAGCCAAAACCCACCATCCGCCACCACTACAAATAGGTCCCAAACCTAGACCGGCAGCGAAATACTGCATAAACTGCGGCTCAGCCATACCTGAGGATTCAAAGTACTGTCAGAGATGCGGGGCCAGGCAGACCTAG
- a CDS encoding corrinoid protein, translating into MLEELRSLISTISDVETVKQTTRKALESGAKPLEIVDILSSALNDVGKKYDCGEYFLSELMMAGILASEVTNIVKPHLTSSERKAPGKIVIGTVKGDLHDIGKNIVIMMLSAAGFEIVDLGVDVPAEKFVEATKKEKANILGMSALLSSTMDEMKNVIQLLARESMRSLVKVIVGGRPVTSDFATQIGADGYAKDAVEAVNVTKALIKP; encoded by the coding sequence ATTCTTGAGGAGTTGAGGAGCCTCATCTCAACAATATCAGACGTTGAGACTGTCAAACAGACTACGAGGAAAGCCCTAGAATCAGGCGCCAAACCCCTAGAGATAGTCGACATCCTAAGCTCAGCTTTGAACGATGTTGGAAAAAAGTATGACTGCGGTGAATACTTCCTCTCAGAGCTGATGATGGCCGGAATCCTCGCCAGCGAAGTGACAAACATCGTAAAGCCACACTTAACCTCATCTGAAAGAAAGGCCCCAGGCAAAATCGTCATAGGAACAGTCAAGGGAGACCTCCACGACATAGGAAAGAACATAGTCATCATGATGCTCTCAGCAGCAGGATTCGAAATAGTCGATTTGGGAGTCGATGTACCAGCCGAGAAATTCGTGGAGGCCACAAAGAAGGAGAAGGCAAACATCCTAGGAATGTCAGCCCTCCTAAGTTCAACAATGGATGAGATGAAGAACGTCATACAACTACTCGCCAGAGAGAGTATGAGGAGCCTCGTCAAGGTCATCGTCGGAGGAAGACCTGTCACAAGTGATTTTGCAACCCAGATAGGAGCCGACGGATATGCGAAAGACGCCGTCGAAGCCGTGAACGTGACGAAGGCCCTCATCAAACCTTGA
- a CDS encoding sodium:solute symporter family protein — MVRILTIADWLLLAVYLGGLAVYGWLFKRFIKTKEDYFIAGRAAPFWLSGIALAAIALDASDMMAPFALSYGAGLWGLWWFIGCVLGSFLLAGYIVPAFFRKKVITNTTYLEYRFEPGIRLYAAWTQVIQRSVVMAGAITSISFLLEIVLGAPFWHAVLIAVAISAFMTVAGGRFAVMASEVFAILFGVVMAWYLLSLGIGGIGWSKFVSDVVPWLHWVNFPKAYNPAYPNWVWFIGITILTLPYSIINQEYLAKTLSASSEYDARRGLMFPNILLWILWCLPLSILGNISYFLYPPGSFTGPVDRSLFFIIRDLAPAGMIGLLVATFFAASQDIGGTAQSVASLITIDTYQRFIKKDASEEDLVKIGRILTAVIMIVPLVWIPLMLAMPVVATVYGMVTGMAIVPTVVPYIVGPLTRFWSRRSAIVGCLVAAIFGFIFRMWGKDLGLPLLIYHPWTCGIPTIIIGFVVMVVWSLIENSMKGPIPETELEGLLITSPGVKAAMLQNALATRLTEIGFNKSGLVR; from the coding sequence ATGGTTAGAATTCTAACCATCGCAGACTGGCTTCTATTGGCCGTATACCTCGGCGGCCTCGCGGTATACGGTTGGCTCTTCAAGAGATTCATAAAGACAAAGGAAGACTACTTCATAGCAGGTAGGGCTGCACCATTCTGGCTCAGCGGCATCGCGCTCGCAGCGATAGCGTTAGATGCAAGTGACATGATGGCCCCATTCGCCCTCAGCTACGGTGCAGGTCTATGGGGTCTATGGTGGTTCATAGGATGCGTCCTAGGATCATTCCTTCTGGCTGGATACATTGTTCCAGCATTCTTCAGGAAGAAAGTCATCACGAACACAACATACCTTGAATACCGCTTCGAACCAGGAATCAGGTTATACGCAGCTTGGACCCAAGTCATCCAGAGATCTGTCGTCATGGCTGGAGCTATAACAAGCATATCCTTCCTCTTGGAGATAGTTTTGGGAGCACCCTTCTGGCATGCTGTCTTGATAGCTGTAGCCATCTCAGCATTCATGACTGTTGCCGGAGGCAGATTTGCAGTGATGGCCTCAGAGGTCTTCGCGATCCTCTTCGGCGTCGTCATGGCTTGGTACCTGCTCAGCCTAGGGATAGGAGGTATAGGTTGGAGCAAGTTCGTAAGCGACGTCGTCCCATGGCTCCACTGGGTCAACTTCCCGAAGGCATACAACCCTGCATATCCAAACTGGGTCTGGTTCATCGGCATAACTATACTCACCCTCCCCTACTCGATCATAAATCAAGAATACCTCGCTAAAACATTGAGTGCGTCAAGCGAATACGATGCACGTAGAGGACTCATGTTCCCGAACATACTCCTATGGATATTATGGTGCCTACCACTCTCAATCCTCGGCAACATCTCATACTTCCTCTACCCTCCAGGCAGCTTCACCGGACCAGTCGATAGGTCACTATTCTTTATAATAAGGGATCTAGCCCCCGCAGGAATGATCGGGTTACTCGTCGCCACATTCTTCGCAGCCAGCCAAGACATCGGTGGAACGGCTCAGTCGGTAGCATCCCTGATAACAATAGACACATACCAGAGATTCATAAAGAAAGACGCTTCCGAGGAGGATCTTGTGAAAATTGGGAGGATACTGACCGCAGTAATAATGATAGTTCCACTGGTATGGATACCCTTGATGCTGGCCATGCCTGTAGTGGCGACGGTTTATGGAATGGTGACGGGTATGGCGATCGTTCCAACAGTAGTGCCGTATATTGTCGGACCATTGACAAGATTCTGGAGCAGAAGATCAGCGATAGTAGGATGCTTGGTCGCAGCTATATTCGGCTTCATCTTCAGAATGTGGGGTAAAGACCTGGGCCTACCATTATTAATATACCATCCATGGACATGCGGCATCCCAACAATTATAATCGGTTTCGTTGTGATGGTGGTGTGGAGCCTCATTGAAAACTCTATGAAGGGACCTATACCTGAGACTGAACTGGAGGGACTGTTGATCACATCCCCAGGGGTGAAAGCAGCTATGCTCCAGAACGCCTTGGCCACAAGACTCACCGAGATAGGCTTCAATAAATCTGGACTTGTGAGGTGA
- a CDS encoding AbrB/MazE/SpoVT family DNA-binding domain-containing protein, translated as MGIFISHIEQYSVTGGIMYVTLREKGRITIPASIRKTLGLFEGDRLQIIAERGAIVLRPKRIVTADEIKGIIGPIEVEVEDVERALGAELS; from the coding sequence ATGGGAATTTTTATATCCCACATAGAACAATATTCTGTAACAGGTGGGATAATGTATGTGACACTCAGAGAGAAGGGGAGGATAACGATTCCAGCGTCTATTCGAAAGACTTTAGGCTTATTTGAAGGTGACAGATTGCAGATAATAGCTGAGAGGGGTGCAATCGTCTTGAGGCCTAAAAGGATTGTCACCGCTGATGAGATTAAAGGGATCATAGGACCTATCGAGGTTGAAGTCGAAGATGTTGAGAGAGCGTTGGGTGCAGAGTTATCTTGA
- a CDS encoding type II toxin-antitoxin system VapC family toxin — translation MRFIDSNIFVYHMAEDPRYGEVAATIIKRIEDGEQVATSTLVISQVCGYLKWKGRFSVIPTFLTFLRSIPNLIKVDTTFLDFIQAQTFCVEHGIDWSMWDDLIISMQMKNLRIDEIYSNDIDFDKIPEVKRIFE, via the coding sequence TTGAGGTTCATAGACTCTAACATATTCGTATACCATATGGCTGAGGATCCTAGGTATGGTGAGGTTGCAGCTACCATAATCAAAAGGATTGAAGATGGGGAACAGGTTGCTACATCGACCCTAGTGATATCGCAAGTATGTGGTTACCTCAAGTGGAAGGGAAGATTCAGTGTCATACCTACATTCTTGACGTTTCTACGTTCAATCCCCAACCTCATAAAGGTCGACACGACATTCCTTGACTTTATTCAAGCTCAAACATTTTGTGTAGAACATGGGATAGATTGGAGTATGTGGGATGACCTCATAATCTCTATGCAGATGAAGAATCTGAGAATTGACGAAATATACTCTAATGACATAGACTTCGACAAGATTCCAGAAGTCAAGAGAATATTTGAATAA
- a CDS encoding uroporphyrinogen decarboxylase family protein yields MNHRERFYKALELKEPDLVPVTDLGLDQPIVESILKKTPGQKIGEPMLGLMGGGEWEASINFRLAMVEACMRLDFDAAPVFSDYSLAKKSFKPRFIDEKRFIDQWGRIMQTSIEGKTTYFVGGTVNTPEDLENYEPPDGYDPEIMDMMEKIMKPLKGQDIVTMGQCHSGWHMVFQARGGIDKLSVDFYKNPNFARRFFDKMSRACTRIAEAMIEAGVDILFVTDDYADNHGPLISPKIFREYELPCLKRIVDVGRKHSVPVLKHSDGNLYPILDDIVGTGISGLHPIEPGAMDLKDVKERYGDRICLLGNVDCRYILPYGSEDDVRRDVRRCIDAAGNGGGFILASSNSLHSNVKVENIYVMVDEARRYGKYPIKKS; encoded by the coding sequence GTGAATCATAGGGAGAGGTTCTATAAAGCCCTAGAGTTGAAGGAGCCTGACCTAGTGCCGGTCACAGACCTGGGTCTGGACCAACCAATCGTCGAATCTATCTTGAAGAAGACGCCTGGCCAAAAGATTGGAGAGCCGATGCTTGGCTTGATGGGTGGCGGTGAGTGGGAGGCCTCGATAAACTTCAGACTCGCAATGGTCGAGGCATGTATGAGGCTGGACTTTGACGCTGCACCAGTATTCTCAGATTATTCCCTGGCAAAGAAGAGTTTCAAACCAAGATTCATCGACGAGAAAAGGTTCATAGACCAGTGGGGGAGGATCATGCAGACGAGCATCGAAGGTAAGACAACATACTTTGTTGGAGGAACGGTGAACACGCCTGAAGACCTGGAGAATTATGAGCCGCCAGACGGATATGACCCCGAGATAATGGATATGATGGAGAAGATTATGAAGCCCCTGAAAGGTCAGGATATTGTTACGATGGGTCAATGCCACAGCGGGTGGCACATGGTCTTCCAGGCCAGAGGTGGAATAGACAAGTTATCAGTAGACTTCTATAAGAACCCGAACTTTGCAAGAAGATTCTTTGACAAGATGTCAAGAGCATGCACAAGAATCGCTGAGGCAATGATTGAGGCCGGTGTAGATATACTATTCGTTACAGACGATTATGCAGACAATCATGGACCATTAATCAGCCCAAAAATATTCAGAGAGTATGAGCTCCCATGTCTTAAGAGAATAGTTGATGTGGGTAGAAAGCACAGTGTGCCTGTACTGAAACATTCTGATGGAAACCTATACCCAATCCTCGACGACATAGTAGGGACGGGCATCTCAGGCTTACATCCGATAGAGCCTGGAGCCATGGATCTAAAAGACGTTAAAGAAAGATATGGAGACAGAATATGTCTTCTTGGAAACGTTGACTGCCGCTATATCCTACCATATGGCAGCGAGGATGATGTTAGAAGAGATGTCAGAAGGTGCATAGACGCGGCGGGGAATGGTGGGGGATTCATCCTAGCCTCAAGCAACTCACTGCACTCAAACGTCAAGGTTGAGAACATATATGTGATGGTCGATGAGGCTCGAAGATACGGAAAGTATCCGATAAAGAAGTCTTGA
- a CDS encoding cobalamin-dependent protein (Presence of a B(12) (cobalamin)-binding domain implies dependence on cobalamin itself, in one of its several forms, or in some unusual lineages, dependence on a cobalamin-like analog.), producing the protein MIEQFEDSIVNLDSDRALNLCEELLKSGVSVDDIFGAIGKAMDIVGDKYESNEYFLSELIMAGEVVKEVLSKLEQTATAAGEGGVATVVLATVRGDLHDIGKNIVGMLLRSSGFRVVDLGVDVEATRILEAIKENKADILGLSALLSTTVNEFSTVVEELVKAGLRGKVKVIVGGAAVNEEVARKSNVDAWGKTAVEGLKICRQWAGRGGD; encoded by the coding sequence ATGATCGAACAGTTTGAAGATTCAATAGTCAACCTCGACTCCGACAGGGCCCTAAACCTATGTGAAGAACTGTTAAAGTCTGGAGTGTCTGTAGACGACATATTCGGCGCCATAGGCAAGGCTATGGATATTGTTGGAGATAAATATGAGAGCAACGAGTACTTCCTCTCTGAACTCATCATGGCAGGAGAGGTTGTTAAGGAGGTTTTGAGTAAGCTGGAGCAGACTGCGACAGCTGCAGGAGAGGGAGGGGTTGCGACTGTTGTTCTGGCAACGGTGAGGGGTGACCTCCATGATATTGGCAAGAATATTGTAGGCATGCTGCTGCGGTCTTCAGGATTCAGAGTAGTAGATCTAGGAGTAGATGTGGAGGCTACTAGGATCTTAGAGGCTATCAAGGAGAATAAAGCTGACATACTGGGGTTATCAGCTCTTCTTTCGACTACTGTGAATGAGTTCAGCACAGTCGTTGAGGAGTTGGTCAAGGCAGGTTTGAGGGGTAAGGTAAAGGTCATAGTCGGCGGAGCGGCTGTAAACGAGGAGGTTGCCAGAAAGTCAAATGTCGACGCATGGGGGAAGACCGCTGTTGAAGGATTGAAGATATGTAGGCAGTGGGCTGGTCGAGGAGGAGATTAG
- a CDS encoding Nramp family divalent metal transporter, translating into MSEKKIFKVPDPYPITVAGMLAALGPMAISFGISVGGGEAQLMPWLSAVGGHSIAWLMWLGGIFEAVLVVEVIKYTVLTGRSFFTMTRDIPPKGWWPWLWIPLAAFGSWWPFGVTGAASAFYEITKVGNYFLWSCAILVFILVVYYLARYVYNALEKIFIVVMIVNFSILVIVAALVARPEDHLAILRGFLNFGLDGWPKGVPLTTMASLYSQPGGAMMFISFWVLEAGWGLAKYSGKVSSPLRPPEEVNVEPLEMDLKNPEEVRKMWGWIRLGKYSVWIWWFAMCMISGYLYFLLGRAVLFKEGIVATGFQVPLQLAIIVGKVWGPFMYTMFLIFIIFTLCDNAIPVYDTYIARVCTDAIATTQRLRGKRPYRFYYFIIVTVAILISFYLVTIAAPFFLWMLNALGWIYMRGISSALILYANNRLIPKEFRPSRLVNAILVLSIIGSVIGVVAWVLGYTAVIKL; encoded by the coding sequence ATGAGTGAAAAGAAAATTTTCAAAGTGCCCGATCCCTATCCGATAACCGTTGCAGGTATGCTTGCGGCCCTAGGTCCTATGGCAATATCGTTTGGCATATCGGTAGGCGGCGGAGAAGCTCAGTTGATGCCTTGGCTATCTGCGGTTGGAGGCCATAGCATAGCTTGGTTGATGTGGCTCGGAGGCATCTTCGAAGCTGTCCTAGTCGTTGAGGTCATAAAATACACGGTCCTCACAGGCAGATCCTTCTTCACCATGACTAGAGACATACCTCCGAAAGGTTGGTGGCCTTGGCTATGGATCCCGCTGGCAGCTTTTGGAAGCTGGTGGCCTTTCGGAGTAACTGGAGCAGCATCCGCATTCTATGAGATAACAAAGGTTGGAAACTACTTCTTATGGTCATGTGCAATCCTCGTCTTCATATTGGTCGTATACTACCTCGCCAGGTATGTCTATAACGCGCTGGAGAAGATCTTTATAGTCGTCATGATAGTCAACTTTTCCATACTCGTCATAGTGGCTGCGCTTGTTGCAAGGCCAGAAGACCATTTGGCCATACTTAGAGGGTTCCTAAACTTCGGCTTAGACGGGTGGCCTAAAGGAGTCCCCTTGACGACAATGGCCTCACTGTACAGCCAGCCCGGCGGAGCCATGATGTTCATCAGCTTCTGGGTTTTAGAGGCTGGTTGGGGTCTAGCAAAATACAGCGGTAAAGTCTCAAGCCCTCTCAGGCCACCTGAAGAGGTTAACGTCGAACCTCTAGAGATGGACCTGAAAAATCCTGAAGAAGTAAGGAAGATGTGGGGCTGGATCAGGCTAGGGAAATACAGTGTCTGGATATGGTGGTTCGCCATGTGCATGATCTCAGGATACTTATACTTCCTCCTTGGACGAGCAGTACTCTTCAAGGAAGGAATAGTAGCCACAGGATTCCAAGTTCCACTACAGCTAGCCATCATCGTAGGAAAAGTGTGGGGCCCATTCATGTATACCATGTTTCTGATATTCATCATATTCACACTGTGCGACAACGCTATACCAGTATACGACACTTACATAGCCAGAGTATGCACAGACGCCATCGCTACAACTCAAAGACTCAGAGGAAAAAGACCCTACAGATTCTACTACTTCATAATTGTCACAGTTGCAATCCTAATAAGCTTCTACTTGGTGACTATAGCAGCCCCATTCTTCCTATGGATGTTAAACGCCCTAGGATGGATCTACATGAGGGGAATAAGCTCAGCCCTGATACTATACGCGAATAATAGGCTCATACCGAAGGAGTTCAGACCCTCACGTCTAGTCAACGCTATATTGGTGCTGAGCATAATAGGCAGCGTCATAGGGGTTGTGGCGTGGGTTCTAGGCTACACAGCCGTCATAAAACTGTAG
- a CDS encoding Asp/Glu/hydantoin racemase: MSKILGLIHTVFSIVEPINKLASELMPGVDRINIVDDYVVKLIKARGEITPEISRIVASHIMAAEDEGADAILVTCSSISPCVDFVKPLASVPVLKIDDPMTDMAVQMGDRIGVLATAPTTVKPTSELLLKKAGQMGKKIIIEVELKEDALEALNVGDKELHDKILLDSLTSLSGRVDVIVLAQASMAHLESKVDENIRTKILTSPRSGVEQAKQTLGL, translated from the coding sequence ATGTCTAAGATTCTAGGTCTGATACATACCGTCTTCTCTATTGTCGAACCCATAAACAAGCTTGCCTCTGAACTCATGCCTGGGGTTGATAGGATAAATATCGTAGACGATTATGTTGTTAAACTCATTAAGGCCAGGGGCGAAATCACCCCCGAGATATCTAGGATAGTTGCAAGCCACATTATGGCCGCTGAAGATGAGGGTGCTGACGCAATACTGGTTACCTGCTCATCCATATCACCATGTGTAGATTTTGTCAAACCCTTGGCCTCCGTCCCAGTATTGAAGATAGACGATCCCATGACAGATATGGCTGTCCAGATGGGTGATAGAATAGGAGTATTAGCTACAGCCCCAACGACTGTCAAGCCTACGAGTGAACTCTTATTGAAGAAGGCTGGACAGATGGGTAAGAAGATCATCATTGAAGTGGAGCTTAAGGAAGATGCCCTCGAAGCCTTAAATGTGGGAGACAAAGAATTACATGACAAGATTCTTCTTGACAGTTTAACCAGTCTCTCAGGCAGAGTTGATGTGATCGTTCTCGCCCAAGCGTCTATGGCCCACCTAGAATCGAAGGTAGATGAAAATATACGTACAAAGATTCTGACGAGCCCAAGATCAGGCGTTGAACAGGCTAAGCAGACCCTTGGGTTATAG
- a CDS encoding nucleotidyltransferase domain-containing protein has translation MKVFFPKFNREKVVEEVYRCVRVLCERLALEKVILFGSYAKGRYTVASDIGLLIVFDDEKIGG, from the coding sequence GTGAAAGTGTTCTTTCCAAAATTTAATAGAGAGAAAGTTGTTGAGGAGGTGTACAGATGTGTTAGAGTGCTCTGTGAACGACTGGCACTGGAGAAGGTTATCCTTTTCGGATCTTATGCTAAAGGAAGATATACTGTGGCAAGCGACATAGGTCTTCTAATAGTATTTGATGATGAGAAGATTGGGGGATGA
- a CDS encoding TSUP family transporter, which produces MIAVIVTLIVEFLGALIGLGGASIFIRILIWSDVLIKYGIAAGMVAIIATSSSSATSYVREHITNLKAAFYLQIFTVIGAIIGATINTLIAPEEV; this is translated from the coding sequence ATGATTGCGGTTATCGTAACTCTTATTGTAGAATTTTTGGGTGCTTTGATCGGTTTGGGTGGAGCCAGTATTTTCATCAGAATCCTTATCTGGTCTGATGTACTTATAAAATACGGTATTGCCGCAGGTATGGTTGCGATCATCGCTACTTCAAGTAGCTCAGCAACATCCTATGTAAGGGAACATATCACAAATTTGAAAGCCGCCTTCTACCTCCAAATATTCACTGTCATAGGGGCGATCATTGGAGCTACCATCAATACGCTTATTGCACCGGAAGAAGTTTAG